The DNA window GCGCGGAACGCCGCCTGCTGCCCTATGAACCCGAGAAGCAACGTGCCGGCTACGAGCGCCGGGACGCCGAGCTCGGCCCAGGTCCAGGTCCCAGCGTCCGTCCGCATGGTCGCGAGCGCTGCCGCACCGAGCCACACCAGCGGCGGGGCCAGGATGTTTCCGGTCCCGAACCACGCCACGAGCGATACGACGAAGACGACGATCGTCAGAAAGACGAAGAGCGGATCGGCGGTGTAGAGGAAGCCGCCGCCCGGCATGACGAAGCCGAGACCGAACGCTTTCCATCGCGCCGCCGCGTCGAGGACCACAGGAAGCATGCCCAGAGTCGCCACGACCAGGTAAACGGTGAGGGTTCTTCGAAGGCGTGCGGCCGTAACCGGACCATGGGGCTTGGAGCGCTCGGGGATCAGGAAGCTCTGAGCGGCATCGGAGGCCGCCGCCGGCATCGCCTCTCGAATGGCCATCGTTCCCCCTTATCAGTCAGCGAGCGGATTGAACCACCCAGTCGGATCCGCCAACAAGGGTCTTCATCGCCCCGTCCAAACCGGCGCCCGCTTCTCGGCGAACGCGGCGATGCCCTCCCAGACGTCCTGCGTCGCGGTGACCTCAGCCGCCCGCTCGAAGTTGCGCTTCCACGCTTCCTCTTCGGTCATCTCAAGCGACTCGATCATGAGTCGCTTCGACACCCGAACGGCCACAGGGGCGTTCTCGCAGATCCGCTCCGCGAGCGCGATCGCTTCGTCCAGCACCCGATCCGCCGGCACGACCCGGTTCACGAGCCCGAGCGCGAGCGCCCGCTGCGCGTCCACCGGGTCCGCGGTCATCGCGAACTCGAGCGCGATCGCGAGCGGGATCCGCTTGCCGAGCCGGATCAGGCCGCCGGCTGCGGCCATGAGGCCGCGCTTCACCTCGGGGATGCCGAACGTCGCGTGCTCGGCGGCGACGGCGAGATCGCAGGACAGCACGATCTCGAACCCGCCGGCGAGCGCCGGGCCGTTGACCGCGGCGATCAACGGCTTCGGGAAGAAGCGCTGCCCGATCCCCGCGAAGCCGCCCGGAGCTCCGATGATCCGCTCCGCGTCGGTTGCGATCGCCTTGAGGTCGACGCCGGCGCAGAAGGCCTTATCTCCGGCTCCCGTGATCACAACGGCCCAGACGGCGTCGTCGGCCTCGAGCTCGTCGAAGATCGCCGACAGCGCCCACGCCGTATCGCCGTCGATCGCGTTCCGCGCCTCGGGACGATCGAGCGTGACGATCTCGATGCGACCCCGACGTTCCCTGCGAACGGTCATGCTTCCCCTCTCGGCTCCCCTGCAACGACGCTCAGACGATGTCGAAGGTCGTCTGTCCCTCGGTGTTCGTCTCCACTTTGCCCTCGATCCCGATCGGTTCGACGTCCGGCCGGATGAGAACCTCGAGCGCCGCGCGATCGCCCGGCGGCGTGTTCGCGACGAAGCGCTCGCCGCCGCGCAAACGCCCGACGACGATCCCGCTGGCCGGTTCCCCCGACCGGCCGTACACGACCGTGTACGTCTCGAGCGAGCCGGGCCCGTTCGGCTCGGGCGCGAGCGACGGAGCCGGAAGCGCGTCGATCGCGCGTTGTCGCGCTTCGTCGTCGCCGACCGCATAACCCTCAGCCGGCGGCTCGTTCCCCATCAGCAGCGCGTGATGTTTCGTCACCAGGCCTCCCTGGCCGTAGAGGAGCGCCGAGGAACCCTCCCCGCGCCGCATCGCGCGCGTCATCGCGGCCATCGCATGCAGCATGTAGGCGTTCCCCGCGCCGCCGAAGAACGTCAGGCCTCCGGTGACGCTCATCGGCCGCGCGCGATCCAGGCCCATATGCGTCGACGCCATCTTCGGAACGCACGGGAAGCAGCTGTAGAGCTCGAGCAGGTCGATGTCCATGATGCCGCCCTCGGTCAGGGAGAGCGCATCGTCGAGCGTCGCTTCCATCGCCGGCGCGCGGTCGTACGAGACTCGTCGGAGGACGTCCATCGGGTCGTCTGCCCCGGCGCCGCCCCACGGGTAAACCCAACGCTTCTCGGGCACCCCGAGCCGCCGCGCGGTTCCGGTGTCGGTGACGACGACGGCCGCGGCCTGGTTCACGAGCAGGTAGGCATTCATCAGCTTGGTGTAGGGATGGGCGATCATCCGGTTGTCCGGCGCCGGCGTCGCGATCTGATCAGGCTCGCGGGGCGTGGGATGCCACGCGGCGGGGTTGCTCGCGGCGATCTTCGACATGTCGGACCACATCTGCGCGGACCAGCGCTGGCTCTCGTCGAAGCTCATCCCTTGCGCGGCGCGGAACGCGTTCTCGTAGAGCGGATAGATCTGCGTCGGCCATTGAAGGCCGTGGCGGAAGGCGACCGGCGGTATGACGTCCTGGGCCTGGACCGGCTGGTCCTCGGGCGGCGTCCAGGGCAGCGCCACGCCCGTGCGCATCGAACGCTCGACCGAGCGGAACACGTCGCCGGCGCAGACCAGCGCGACGGTGCTCTCGCCGGCGGCGATGCGGGCGGCGGCCAGGTCGACGAGCTTCGTCGGCCAGTTCCCGCCCCAGTCGGTGTGCACCCGGTGGGCCGGGCGGGCCCCGAGCCGCTCGGCGAGCAGCGCCGGCAGATCCCGGTACACCCACGCCGCGACGTTGACGATGAGCAGCGTGTCGGTCTCATCGAGCAGCGCGCGCGCCGGCCCGGCGTCGTCGGCCGCGAGCCGAGCCGCCTCCTCGAGAAGCGTCAGCGGTTCCTTGGCGTTCGCGAGGTCGTCGTCGGCGATGCGGTCGGCGAGGTCTCCGACCCCGACGATGACGGGGACGGCCTCGCGATGCCGCCGGACGCCCACGCCGGCGCTCAGTCGCCCTTCGGGCGTTCGTCGATGATGCGGCGAGCCTTGAACTCGCGAGTGGGGTCGTAGATCTCCGAGAGGTCGTCGAGGATCTCGACCTTCGGACGCATCTCGACGGCCATCAGCAGCCGCTTCCGGAGCTCCTCGAGGTCCGACGACTCCCATGAGGTGCGGTCGACGCTCGGCTCTAGTCCCAGGCGCAGCCGCACGACTTCTTGCGAGTACGGGTCCGAAAGGTCTTCCAGGGTGACGATCATCTGATACTCGACGACGCCCGGCGAGTTCATGACGACATCGTGAACAAGCTGAGGATTGACGAGCGTTCCCTTGATCTTGAGCAGCTCCGACGTTCGTGAGATGTGCGCGCTGCCGCTCGAAACGAGCAGCGATCCGCCGCCGCGCCCGCACCGCTCGCAGCGCTCGAACGTGATCGCGGAGATATCCCCGAGCAGATACCGCAACAATGGCATCCCACGCCGGTTCAGATGCGTCAGCGCGACGAGTCCGGGCTGACCGTCGGGTACTCGTGCGTGCGTGTCCGGGTCGAGGATCTCGAGGAACACCTGGTCCGGCGCGGCCGGATGCAACGGGCCCCCTTCGTAGCACGGACCCCACGGGAGCCCTCCCTCGGTGAAGCCGTACGTGCCGGTGATGAACACGTTGTTGGCGCCGCAGCGCGCGAGGTTGGCGTGCATGTGGTCGCGCATCCCTTTGGTCAGCACCTCGCCGCTCGCGATCACGATCTCGAGCGACGACAGGTCGCGGCCGTTCCGGGCGGCATCGGCGAACATCCGGCGAAGGAAGCTGCCGATCCCGGCGAGGATCTCGGGACTCCGCGATTCGATCATGCCGACGAGGGCGGTGGTGGAGCGCTGGACCGGGAACTCGTCGTGCGGGATCCCCGTGAACCCGTGCAGGAAGGCGATCCCGGCCGCGTTCGCGATCATGTTCCCGAAACCGGCGACGTGCGGAAGGGGGCTCAGCGGGAAACCGGTGAGGAAGAGGTCGCCGGGGATGTAGTAGCTGAGCTTCGCGTTCCGGATGCCCGCCTGCAGGATCCCGAAGTAGTCGTGGGTCGTGTACTCGTACGGGGTCGGCCAGCCCATCGTCGTGCCCGTCGTGTAGACGGTCGTGTAGGTGAGGTCGTAGAGGGTTCCTTGCGGGAACTTCATGCGGAACGATTGCGGGTTCCCCATGAGGTCCTTCTTCGTGGTCACGGGGAGATGGACGAGGTCGTCGACCGTCTTGATGCCGGCAGCGTCGATCGACTCTCGCTCGAAGAGCTCGCGGTAGAACGGGCTCGCTTCGGCGAGCCAGCCCACCTGACGGCGAAGCAGCTCGTCCTGGCGATCGCGCAGGCGGTCGTCGGGCCAGAAGGTGGGGTCCTCGGCGTCCGCCTTGTACGAGGGGATCGCGTCGATGAACTCCCGCACCGACTCGGGCGTAGGGTCGATGAACGGTCGTTTCTGCGCCATGGCCGCCTCCCGCTCGCGCGCTGCCCCGGTGGGAGAATCAGTTTAATCAGTGAGCCCAAAGGCGAGCAAGGGGCCGCCCGGCCCCCTGGTTCAGAAGTAGTTCACCTGGTTGACTATTTCTTTACGGCTCGTTTATCCTCATCGTTGCCGCCGACGGCCACGGTCTCGGCAGGAGACCCGGCCCGGGCGAACGAAGGAGACGCCGATGAAGCGGTCGAGGCTAACTGCGCTCCTCTTCCTGGGCGTCCTCTCTCTCGCATCGTGCGGCGGCACGTACCACCCGCCCACTGCGGACCAGGCATTCGTCTCCTTCGGCCCTGGATCCCAGCCGACTGCGGTGGGGACCCTGCCCGCAGGAGGCGGTCCATCGATCGCCCCGAGCAGCGGCCCCGGCGTCTCGGGGCCGGCCACCGGCCCGCAGGTTCCCCCCTCGAAGGTCGGCACCCAGACCGCGGTACAGGGCGGCGTGATCAAGCTCGGCGGCGTGTTCCCGCTGACCGGCCCGATCGCGCCGATCGGACGCTCGTACTACGAGGGCCTGGCGTCGTACTACTCGTACATCAACGAGCGCGGCGGCATCAACGGCGCCAAGATCCAGTTCCTCGTCGAGGACGATCAGTTCGACCCCGCGCAGGGAAGAGCACTCATCCAGAAGCTCATCGAGCAGGACAAGGTCTTCGCGATCTCGGGCGTCCTCTCCCCGTTCACGATGATCGCGGCGCTCCCCGACATCCGGAAGTCGGGGACGCCTGCCGTTCCGGGCACGGGGACCGACGGACGCGAGTACAACGAAGAGCTGATCTACAACACCTACGCGCCGTGCGAACGGCAGGTCCAAGGTCAGATGCAGGACGCGATGAAACGCCGGGGTTCGAAGCGGGTCGCCCTGCTCTACATCAACATCGACACCGCGCGACTCTGCGCGGACGGGGCGAGCCGCGCGCTCGAGGCTCTCGGAGGAACGGTCACGTATCGGGGCGAGCTGCAAGCGGGAGGAGCCAACTGCTCTCCTCAGGTGCTCAACGCGCGGACCCGCAACGGCGGCGCCGATACCGTCTTCATGCTGACGGACAACCTCGGTGTCGTGAAGTGCGTTCAGGCGATGAACCAGCAGGATTGGGATCCGCTGGTCTCCGTGACGGCGAACCTCGCCGACGACAAGGTGGTCGTCGAGGCGCTCGGTGGGCTCGCCGAGGGCCTGCACAGCGTGTCGCCGTTCACAGGGATCAACTCGCCGGAGTACGAAGCGCTGTGCGGCCCCGCGATGAACCGCTTCTTCCCCGACGCGAACACCCAGTACTTCACGATCGTCGGATGCACCGGCGCGCATCTCTTCGTCACGGCGATGCGCGCCCTCGGCCCCAACGTGACCCAGGCTCAGCTCGTCAAATACCTGGAATCGGGCGTGAGCTTCTCGACCGGCGGGGTTTCTCCCGACTTCAATTTCAAGCCGAACGCCCATCCCGGGTATCTGCACATGCCCGTCGATCTGGTGCGCGCGCTCGAGGTGAAGGGTGGCAAGTGGGTCGTGGTCGGGCCGCTGTTCCACGGCATCCACGCATGACGTCTTCCCCGGCCGCCCGACTCGGGCCGGGAACGAACTGAGAGCGGATAATGCGAACTTCCGTCTGCGACCTGTTCGAGATCGAATTCCCGATCTTCGCCTTCAGCCATTGCCGAGATGTCGTCGCCGCCGTCACCAACGCCGGCGGGATGGGCGTTCTGGGTGCGGCCGCGTTCTCCCCTGAGCAGCTCGAGATCGAGCTGAGCTGGATCGATTCCCACGTCGGCGGCAAGCCCTACGGCGTGGACGTCCTCATGCCCGCCTCGTACGTGGATGCGGGGGTCGGGCTCGATCGGATGGCGGAAGAGCTCAACAAGATGATCCCCGAGGGGCATCGCCGTTTCGTGGCGGAGTTCCTCGAGCGACACGACGTCCCTCCCTTGCCAACCGGCGAGGAACCGGCCAGCCGCTTCCTCGGGCTGACCCACGAGGGAGCCCGCTCGCAACTCGAGGTCGCGCTCGCGCATCCGGTCGGCCTGGTCGTCAACGCGCTCGGTCCTCCGCCGAAGGATGTGGTCGACCTTGCGCACGAGCGTGGCATGAAGGTCGGAGCGCTCGTCGGCACCGGGGCGCACGCGGTCAAGCAGGTCGCCGACGGCGTCGACGTGATCATCGCGCAAGGCACCGAGGCCGGCGGGCACACCGGCGAGATCTCCACGATGGTGCTCGTCCCCGAGGTCGTCGACGCGGTTCACCCCGCGCCGGTGCTGGCGGCCGGGGGGATCGGAACGGGCCGCCAGGTGGCCGCCGCGATGGCGCTTGGAGCCCACGGCGTCTGGACGGGTTCGGTGTGGCTTACGGTGCGAGAGAGCGACACGCCGCCGGCGCTGGTGCAGAAGCTTCTCGCCGCGCGGAGCAACGAAACCGTCCGCTCGCGCTCGTGGTCGGGAAAGCCGATCCGGATGCTCCGCACACCGTGGACCGAGGCATGGGCATCCCCCGACTCGCCCGGCACGCTGCCGGCCCCGTTGCAAGCCGT is part of the Actinomycetota bacterium genome and encodes:
- a CDS encoding AMP-binding protein; the encoded protein is MAQKRPFIDPTPESVREFIDAIPSYKADAEDPTFWPDDRLRDRQDELLRRQVGWLAEASPFYRELFERESIDAAGIKTVDDLVHLPVTTKKDLMGNPQSFRMKFPQGTLYDLTYTTVYTTGTTMGWPTPYEYTTHDYFGILQAGIRNAKLSYYIPGDLFLTGFPLSPLPHVAGFGNMIANAAGIAFLHGFTGIPHDEFPVQRSTTALVGMIESRSPEILAGIGSFLRRMFADAARNGRDLSSLEIVIASGEVLTKGMRDHMHANLARCGANNVFITGTYGFTEGGLPWGPCYEGGPLHPAAPDQVFLEILDPDTHARVPDGQPGLVALTHLNRRGMPLLRYLLGDISAITFERCERCGRGGGSLLVSSGSAHISRTSELLKIKGTLVNPQLVHDVVMNSPGVVEYQMIVTLEDLSDPYSQEVVRLRLGLEPSVDRTSWESSDLEELRKRLLMAVEMRPKVEILDDLSEIYDPTREFKARRIIDERPKGD
- a CDS encoding acetyl-CoA acetyltransferase, with the protein product MGVRRHREAVPVIVGVGDLADRIADDDLANAKEPLTLLEEAARLAADDAGPARALLDETDTLLIVNVAAWVYRDLPALLAERLGARPAHRVHTDWGGNWPTKLVDLAAARIAAGESTVALVCAGDVFRSVERSMRTGVALPWTPPEDQPVQAQDVIPPVAFRHGLQWPTQIYPLYENAFRAAQGMSFDESQRWSAQMWSDMSKIAASNPAAWHPTPREPDQIATPAPDNRMIAHPYTKLMNAYLLVNQAAAVVVTDTGTARRLGVPEKRWVYPWGGAGADDPMDVLRRVSYDRAPAMEATLDDALSLTEGGIMDIDLLELYSCFPCVPKMASTHMGLDRARPMSVTGGLTFFGGAGNAYMLHAMAAMTRAMRRGEGSSALLYGQGGLVTKHHALLMGNEPPAEGYAVGDDEARQRAIDALPAPSLAPEPNGPGSLETYTVVYGRSGEPASGIVVGRLRGGERFVANTPPGDRAALEVLIRPDVEPIGIEGKVETNTEGQTTFDIV
- a CDS encoding crotonase/enoyl-CoA hydratase family protein codes for the protein MTVRRERRGRIEIVTLDRPEARNAIDGDTAWALSAIFDELEADDAVWAVVITGAGDKAFCAGVDLKAIATDAERIIGAPGGFAGIGQRFFPKPLIAAVNGPALAGGFEIVLSCDLAVAAEHATFGIPEVKRGLMAAAGGLIRLGKRIPLAIALEFAMTADPVDAQRALALGLVNRVVPADRVLDEAIALAERICENAPVAVRVSKRLMIESLEMTEEEAWKRNFERAAEVTATQDVWEGIAAFAEKRAPVWTGR
- a CDS encoding nitronate monooxygenase, translating into MRTSVCDLFEIEFPIFAFSHCRDVVAAVTNAGGMGVLGAAAFSPEQLEIELSWIDSHVGGKPYGVDVLMPASYVDAGVGLDRMAEELNKMIPEGHRRFVAEFLERHDVPPLPTGEEPASRFLGLTHEGARSQLEVALAHPVGLVVNALGPPPKDVVDLAHERGMKVGALVGTGAHAVKQVADGVDVIIAQGTEAGGHTGEISTMVLVPEVVDAVHPAPVLAAGGIGTGRQVAAAMALGAHGVWTGSVWLTVRESDTPPALVQKLLAARSNETVRSRSWSGKPIRMLRTPWTEAWASPDSPGTLPAPLQAVLFEEAEQRMQRSKDDNLAGTPVGQIVGRMNAIRSARDVFFELVEGYLKTVAELTGMLNDEPGAAP
- a CDS encoding ABC transporter substrate-binding protein, which encodes MKRSRLTALLFLGVLSLASCGGTYHPPTADQAFVSFGPGSQPTAVGTLPAGGGPSIAPSSGPGVSGPATGPQVPPSKVGTQTAVQGGVIKLGGVFPLTGPIAPIGRSYYEGLASYYSYINERGGINGAKIQFLVEDDQFDPAQGRALIQKLIEQDKVFAISGVLSPFTMIAALPDIRKSGTPAVPGTGTDGREYNEELIYNTYAPCERQVQGQMQDAMKRRGSKRVALLYINIDTARLCADGASRALEALGGTVTYRGELQAGGANCSPQVLNARTRNGGADTVFMLTDNLGVVKCVQAMNQQDWDPLVSVTANLADDKVVVEALGGLAEGLHSVSPFTGINSPEYEALCGPAMNRFFPDANTQYFTIVGCTGAHLFVTAMRALGPNVTQAQLVKYLESGVSFSTGGVSPDFNFKPNAHPGYLHMPVDLVRALEVKGGKWVVVGPLFHGIHA